A window of the Brassica napus cultivar Da-Ae chromosome A2, Da-Ae, whole genome shotgun sequence genome harbors these coding sequences:
- the LOC106420460 gene encoding uncharacterized protein LOC106420460 produces the protein MTSSSNCFFLVSLVVLLLFFLGSTLTMASTKDIDSICNDSFVHNHNKTLCLQTLTAYPPAVSATNMVNLVKVTVDLVRTQAKKRAGFVAGLEKEPTFNKTMCYESYISIVDNFRSAQLEIEDNDAQTASYDIMVSFDQTKIVKDQVGKNTDKASKRLMEMTLVMEDFIAIAVGAINRI, from the exons ATGACTTCTTcctctaattgtttttttcttgtttcactGGTAGTCTTGTTACTATTTTTCTTAGGATCTACTTTGACCATGGCCTCAACAAAAGACATTGATTCCATATGCAATGATTCTTTTGTCCATAACCATAACAAAACATTATGCCTGCAAACGCTCACAGCGTATCCTCCCGCCGTCTCTGCAACTAACATG gtcAATCTTGTAAAAGTCACAGTCGATCTTGTAAGGACACAAGCTAAAAAAAGGGCAGGTTTCGTTGCCGGATTGGAAAAAGAGCCTACATTTAATAAAACGATGTGCTATGAATCATATATCTCAATAGTGGATAATTTTAGAAGTGCTCAATTAGAAATTGAGGATAACGATGCGCAGACTGCAAGCTATGATATCATGGTTAGTTTTGACCAAACAAAAATCGTGAAGGATCAAGTCGGAAAGAACACAGACAAGGCCTCAAAGAGGCTTATGGAGATGACATTGGTCATGGAGGATTTCATTGCTATAGCTGTTGGAGCCATCAACAGAATA
- the LOC106393467 gene encoding nucleolar protein 14-like, translating into MGKKKNQSNKKPDKQGGKKMGPDAVAMKAKAKKADNPFESIWARRKFDVLGKKRKGEERRVGLSRSRAVDKRKNTLLKEYEQSLKSSVFMDKRIGEHDNELGEFDKGVIRSQRARQLKAKKSMYNLSDGEEDVYGDGALGESSSARDDFDSVHLSDEDLRDDGVEDAGSMRVRHRHKDSPEEEERRKSKKEVMDEIIMKSKLGKMEKAKHKEEKEKLLDDLNKELMSLENSDAMKSLTQDFTVKDEPHDKYAMYMDDLASDRRGRPTDRTKTPEEIAQEEREKLEELEEKRKKRMQETDDLSDEDEETGGEESSKRLRVISGDDLGDSFSVDAEQPKKGWIDEVLEREGDDEDSESEGEEEDDDDDDEESDGGDEKQRKGHPLKDWEQSDDELEAELEGDDDDDEDDDEEEDDDDEEEEAEPIVHKKSKKDSSAPTKGKGSSGTVKQSTNMKKLSSTQHDIPYVIHAPKSFEELIALVEDRSNADVVTIVNRIRTTDSIKLAAENRKKMQVFYGILLQYFAVLANKKPLNIELLNMLVKPLIEMSGEIPYFAAICARQRLLKTRAQFCEAIKNPEDGCWPSLKTLFLLRLWSMIFPCSDYRHAVMTPSILLMCEYLMRCPISSGRDIAIGSFLCSIVLLVAKQSKKFCPEAILFIRTLLMAASDKNLPPSEESEFYHFMELKTLTPFLCIQDDVKEVVPLNFLKIMDQPADSPYFSSDEFRASILSSVVETLRGFVEINGGLSSFPEMFMPISTLLHQVGNQEKIPQTLREKLEDAAELIEKKTEEHQKQRKPLAMRKQKPVAIRMVNPKFEENFAKGRDYDPDKYRSDMKKLKKKLNEERKGVVRELRKDSYFMSDVKAKEKAVHEQERAEKHGKNLAFLQEQEHAFKSGQLGKGKGNKKRKR; encoded by the exons atggggaagaagaagaaccaatcTAATAAGAAACCAGACAAACAAGGCGGTAAAAAGATGGGACCAGACGCAGTGGCCATGAAAGCCAAGGCCAAGAAGGCGGACAACCCATTCGAATCGATCTGGGCTCGCCGCAAGTTCGACGTCCTCGGGAAGAAGCGCAAAGGCGAGGAACGCCGCGTGGGTCTCTCCAGGTCCCGCGCCGTCGACAAGAGGAAGAACACGCTGCTTAAAGAGTACGAGCAGAGCTTGAAGTCTTCGGTTTTTATGGATAAGCGTATCGGAGAGCATGATAACGAGCTTGGGGAGTTCGATAAAGGTGTAATCCGATCTCAGAGAGCTCGTCAG TTGAAAGCGAAGAAGAGTATGTATAACTTGTCTGATGGGGAGGAAGATGTTTATGGAGATGGTGCTCTTGGTGAATCTTCTTCTGCAAGGGATGATTTTGATTCTGTACATTTGTCTGATGAAGATCTTCGGGATGATGGTGTTGAAGACGCTGGATCAATGA GAGTGAGGCATCGGCACAAAGACTCGCCTGAAGAGGAAGAG AGGCGTAAGAGCAAGAAGGAAGTCATGGATGAGATCATCATGAAGAGCAAACTTGGCAAG ATGGAGAAAGCTAAGCACAAGGAGGAAAAGGAGAAGTTGTTGGATGATCTGAATAAAGAACTCATGTCCTTGGAAAACTCTGACGCGATGAAGAGTTTAACTCAAGATTTTACCGTCAAAGAC GAGCCACATGATAAATATGCAATGTATATGGATGATTTGGCGTCGGATCGTCGTGGTCGTCCTACTGATAGAACAAAGACACCTGAAGAAATTGCCCAGGAAGAGCGTGAAAAGTTGGAGGAACTTGAG GAAAAACGTAAGAAGAGGATGCAAGAAACTGATGATTTGAGCGACGAAGATGAGGAAACTGGTGGTGAGGAATCATCGAAGAGGCTAAGAGTCATCTCTGGCGATGATCTTGGTGATTCCTTCTCAGTTGATGCGGAGCAGCCTAAAAAGGGATGGATTGATGAAGTTCTTGAACGAGAGGGTGATGATGAGGATTCAGAAAGtgaaggagaggaagaagatgatgatgatgatgatgaggagtcAGATGGGGGTGATGAGAAACAGAGAAAGGGTCATCCTTTAAAGGACTGGGAACAAAGTGATGATGAGCTAGAGGCAGAGCTggaaggtgatgatgatgatgatgaagatgatgatgaagaagaagatgatgatgatgaagaagaagaagcggagCCAATAGTGCACAAAAAGTCAAAGAAAGACTCTTCTGCTCCAACTAAAGGAAAAGGGTCATCTGGAACAGTGAAACAATCAACCAACATGAAGAAATTGAGTTCAACGCAACATGATATTCCTTACGTGATTCATGCTCCAAAGAGTTTCGAGGAATTAATTGCTCTAGTGGAAGATCGATCTAATGCAGATGTTGTTACAATTGTAAACCGTATCCGGACAACAGATTCAATTAAGCTTGCAGCTGAAAACAGGAAAAAAATGCAG GTCTTTTATGGTATTCTCCTGCAGTATTTTGCCGTTCTTGCAAACAAGAAGCCATTGAACATTGAGCTACTAAACATGCTTGTCAAACCTTTGATCGAGATGAGCGGGGAGATTCCCTACTTTGCTGCAATCTGTGCTCGACAACGGCTTCTGAAGACCCGTGCACAATTTTGCGAGGCTATCAAGAATCCAG AGGATGGATGCTGGCCTTCCTTAAAAACCTTGTTTCTCTTGAGGCTTTGGTCCATGATTTTTCCGTGCTCTGACTATCGTCATGCTGTGATGACCCCTTCGATATTGTTGATGTGTGAATATCTCATGCGCTGCCCCATCTCCTCTGGTCGTGATATTGCCATAGGTTCCTTCTTGTGCTCCATTGTTCTCTTG GTTGCTAAACAATCCAAAAAGTTTTGCCCTGAAGCCATACTATTTATCCGGACTCTTCTGATGGCTGCTTCAGACAAAAATTTACCACCATCTGAAGAATCTGAG TTTTATCATTTCATGGAGTTAAAAACGCTGACTCCATTCCTGTGCATACAAGACGACGTAAAGGAGGTTGTGCCATTAAACTTCTTAAAGATAATGGATCAGCCTGCAGACTCTCCATATTTCAGCTCTGATGAATTCAG AGCAAGCATCCTTTCAAGTGTGGTGGAGACTCTCAGAGGGTTTGTGGAGATAAATGGAGGTTTGAGTTCCTTTCCAGAGATGTTCATGCCCATCTCAACTTTACTACACCAAGTTGGGAATCAAGAAAAGATCCCACAGACTCTTAGGGAGAAGTTAGAGGATGCCGCAGAGCTAATCGAAAAGAAAACTGAGGAGCATCAGAAGCAACGCAAACCACTCGCTATGCGTAAGCAAAAGCCAGTGGCCATCAGAATGGTCAATCCCAAATTTGAAGAGAA CTTTGCCAAAGGCAGGGATTACGATCCAGACAAGTACCGTTCAGACATGAAAaagttgaagaagaagctaaATGAGGAAAGGAAAGGAGTAGTGCGAGAGCTGCGCAAAGACAGCTACTTCATGAGCGATGTGAAAGCAAAAGAAAAGGCTGTGCATGAGCAAGAGAGGGCAGAGAAACATGGCAAGAATCTGGCTTTccttcaagaacaagaacatgCCTTCAAGTCTGGACAACTTGGTAAAGGCAAAGGCAACAAGAAGAGAAAGCGTTAG